The sequence below is a genomic window from Thermoanaerobaculia bacterium.
ATCGAGCGTGTCTTCCGGCGAAAACGAGATGTCGGCGATCGGCTTTCCGGCGGCGATCACCGCGCGAAGCATGTTGCGCCCGAGAAAGCCCGGCACGGCGCCCACGACGACGTCGGCGTCGGCGACCGCGCGCGCGATCTCGTCGGCCGAGGAGAGATCGGCCGTCCGCGTTCCCACTTTCGCGGACGCCTTCACCCGCGCGAGCACGTCCTCGGACCGGTCGTGAACGGTGACCGCCAATTCCGGATCGGCCGCGAGATCGCGCGCGATCACGGCGCCGACGAGCCCG
It includes:
- a CDS encoding saccharopine dehydrogenase NADP-binding domain-containing protein gives rise to the protein MKKVAVLGGGLVGAVIARDLAADPELAVTVHDRSEDVLARVKASAKVGTRTADLSSADEIARAVADADVVVGAVPGFLGRNMLRAVIAAGKPIADISFSPEDTLD